One region of Salvia miltiorrhiza cultivar Shanhuang (shh) chromosome 3, IMPLAD_Smil_shh, whole genome shotgun sequence genomic DNA includes:
- the LOC131016915 gene encoding GDSL esterase/lipase LIP-4-like yields the protein MYHSSKFSLPLVCFFFLGFGTTTATAAACSNKPLIFNFGDSNSDTGGTSVLAGVELEFPEGRTFFHEPTSRASDGRLILDFLCESLETKFLTPYLELFTPDFSNGVNFALGSADSRLASASLSHNPVAYTLGNEIAEFSRFRNVSIRRGSLDAGQVKSALFMLDIGQNDIYYDSNALTPQQVLERVPRIVSNIGEAMQKLYQLGGRNFWVHNTGPLGCLPAIVARINASTVVDDYGCVSDRNKAAAAFNSQLARLCRELQSEMSDATIVYVDVYSIKLDLIVNATSYGFENPFVECKRKGQSVCPEGSRYVNWDGFHYTDAANMLVASKILSTNFSTPPLPFHFFLQLIYSG from the exons atgtATCATTCTAGCAAATTCTCCCTTCCTCTCGTGTGCTTCTTTTTCCTTGGCTTCGGCACTACCACGGCGACGGCGGCCGCTTGCAGCAACAAACCACTAATATTCAACTTCGGAGACTCCAACAGCGACACCGGTGGCACTTCCGTTCTTGCAGGGGTGGAGCTCGAGTTCCCGGAGGGGCGAACATTCTTTCACGAGCCAACCAGCCGTGCAAGCGATGGTCGCCTCATCCTCGACTTTTTAT GCGAGAGTCTGGAGACCAAGTTCTTGACCCCGTATCTGGAGCTCTTCACTCCGGACTTCTCAAACGGCGTCAACTTCGCCTTGGGCAGTGCCGACTCTCGCCTAGCAAGTGCCAGCCTCAGCCACAATCCAGTTGCGTACACGCTGGGGAACGAAATCGCCGAATTCAGTCGGTTTCGAAACGTCTCCATTCGCCGCGGCTCTCTTG ATGCAGGGCAGGTGAAATCTGCTCTCTTCATGTTGGATATCGGCCAAAACGATATCTATTACGACAGCAATGCCCTAACTCCCCAACAAGTGCTCGAAAGAGTCCCCAGAATCGTCTCCAACATTGGGGAGGCTATGCAG AAGCTATACCAGCTGGGTGGGAGAAATTTCTGGGTGCACAACACGGGGCCGTTGGGCTGTTTGCCTGCCATCGTAGCCCGCATAAATGCATCCACGGTGGTGGACGACTACGGCTGCGTTTCCGACAGGAACAAAGCAGCTGCCGCCTTCAACTCCCAGCTTGCGCGTCTCTGTCGGGAGCTGCAGTCGGAGATGAGCGATGCCACCATCGTCTACGTCGACGTCTACTCCATCAAGCTGGACTTGATCGTCAACGCGACATCCTATG GGTTCGAGAATCCCTTCGTGGAGTGCAAGCGTAAGGGGCAGAGTGTGTGCCCGGAGGGATCGCGCTATGTGAACTGGGATGGATTTCATTACACAGACGCGGCTAATATGTTGGTTGCGTCTAAAATACTCTCCACCAATTTCTCTACTCCTCCACttccatttcatttttttttgcaattaatcTACTCTGGTTAG